The Haloplanus sp. CK5-1 genome contains a region encoding:
- a CDS encoding DUF2150 family protein, whose product MTDVEDTFYTRDRWQNWIGRVAEEDLDPENEDSARLLLNLQDDAAIAVAKIISAHEDGRLDDDEAVAELADVRDIVLDDVELEDEEKRMLVDGVQTSLVCVFYAAEEFISAGVAEEGTIEEYVHAAADAEANEDLDAALGYLVQAGTRIIDGDELDIALVEDLEYGLVSEWVNGLDSLQSAMSDPEVVEEDEDED is encoded by the coding sequence ATGACCGACGTGGAGGACACGTTCTACACTAGAGACCGCTGGCAGAACTGGATCGGCCGCGTGGCCGAGGAGGACCTCGATCCGGAGAACGAGGATTCGGCACGACTCCTGCTCAACCTGCAGGACGACGCCGCCATCGCCGTCGCGAAGATCATCAGCGCCCACGAGGACGGCCGACTGGACGACGACGAGGCCGTCGCGGAACTGGCCGACGTGCGCGACATCGTCCTCGACGACGTCGAGTTGGAGGACGAGGAAAAGCGGATGCTGGTCGACGGCGTCCAGACGAGTCTGGTCTGTGTCTTCTACGCGGCCGAGGAGTTCATCTCCGCTGGCGTGGCCGAGGAGGGGACGATCGAGGAGTACGTCCACGCCGCCGCGGACGCCGAGGCCAACGAGGACCTCGACGCCGCACTCGGCTACCTCGTGCAGGCGGGCACGCGCATCATCGACGGCGACGAACTCGACATCGCGCTCGTGGAGGATCTGGAGTACGGCCTCGTCTCCGAGTGGGTCAACGGCCTCGACAGCCTCCAGAGCGCGATGAGCGATCCCGAAGTCGTCGAAGAGGACGAGGACGAAGACTGA
- a CDS encoding NYN domain-containing protein: MDLFGRSEDADDGDGESRVALFVDGPNVLREEFDVDLDDVRGAASEAGRPATTRLYVDEHATPQLIQAAEARGFEVVVTSGDVDVKLAVDLTRFAVSGRADVIAVASRDTDFKPAIEAANAAGLRTLAIAPGTHGRSDGLRNAAGESVTLGESRE, from the coding sequence ATGGACCTGTTCGGGCGGTCGGAGGACGCCGACGACGGGGACGGGGAGTCACGGGTCGCGCTGTTCGTCGACGGCCCGAACGTGCTCCGGGAAGAGTTCGACGTGGATCTAGACGACGTGCGCGGGGCCGCGAGCGAGGCGGGGCGACCGGCTACTACGCGCCTCTACGTCGACGAACACGCGACCCCGCAGTTGATCCAGGCCGCCGAAGCCCGCGGGTTCGAGGTGGTGGTCACCAGCGGCGACGTGGACGTGAAACTCGCGGTCGATCTCACCCGGTTCGCCGTCTCCGGCCGCGCGGACGTCATCGCCGTCGCGTCACGGGACACCGACTTCAAACCCGCGATCGAGGCGGCCAACGCCGCCGGACTCCGGACGCTCGCCATCGCGCCGGGGACCCACGGCCGTTCGGACGGCCTGCGGAACGCGGCCGGCGAGAGCGTCACGCTCGGGGAGTCCCGCGAGTGA
- a CDS encoding metalloregulator ArsR/SmtB family transcription factor: MSDPDLELASRREIYQRIADKPGIHFRALLDDLEYAQGTLQYQLGWLADETLIDVSDDGKYTRYYPAAEFDEADRTVMNALRREYSRRILAHLLTDGPLSTTELSDRLDKAQSTVSWHLSKLAEVELVTKERDGRSVVYEVSDPDRVKYLYTVHRRSFTDKVVDRIIGLWDSY, translated from the coding sequence ATGTCGGACCCGGATCTCGAATTGGCCTCTCGGCGGGAAATCTACCAGCGGATAGCCGATAAGCCCGGGATTCACTTTCGTGCGCTCCTTGACGACCTTGAGTACGCACAGGGGACGCTCCAGTACCAGCTCGGGTGGCTCGCCGACGAGACCCTTATCGATGTCTCGGACGACGGCAAGTACACGCGGTACTATCCGGCCGCCGAGTTCGACGAAGCCGATCGGACAGTGATGAACGCGTTGCGCCGGGAATACAGTCGTCGCATCCTCGCACATCTTCTCACGGACGGTCCGCTCTCGACGACCGAGCTCAGCGACCGCTTGGACAAGGCGCAATCGACGGTCTCGTGGCATCTATCAAAGCTCGCCGAAGTCGAACTCGTGACGAAAGAGCGCGACGGCCGAAGTGTCGTCTACGAGGTCAGCGATCCCGACCGCGTCAAGTACCTCTACACGGTTCACCGTCGCTCGTTCACAGACAAAGTCGTCGACCGTATCATAGGCCTCTGGGACAGCTACTAA
- a CDS encoding low molecular weight phosphatase family protein — protein MTHQTDSVDPLRLAFVCVENAGRSQIATAVAETQLRIQDRTDVEIRSGGTDPAGEIYPTVVDVMREKGYDLSTRTPTRISRETLGECDVVALMGCSLLVDDLPAGVVVRDWGFIDPADADVESVWAISTEIEQRVIELLADLPTEAERRTNTHQLQ, from the coding sequence CTCATCAGACAGATTCTGTCGACCCCCTTCGTCTCGCGTTCGTCTGCGTGGAAAACGCGGGTCGAAGTCAGATCGCGACCGCCGTCGCCGAAACGCAACTTCGGATTCAGGACCGGACGGACGTCGAGATCCGCAGCGGTGGAACGGACCCTGCTGGAGAGATCTATCCGACCGTCGTCGACGTGATGCGCGAGAAGGGCTACGATCTGTCGACTCGGACGCCGACACGGATCTCCCGTGAGACCTTGGGAGAGTGCGACGTCGTCGCCCTGATGGGGTGTTCGTTGTTGGTCGACGACCTCCCGGCGGGCGTGGTCGTCCGTGACTGGGGGTTCATCGATCCGGCGGATGCCGATGTGGAGTCCGTCTGGGCGATCAGTACGGAGATCGAACAGCGCGTCATCGAACTGCTCGCTGACCTGCCGACTGAAGCGGAACGACGAACCAACACACACCAGCTACAATGA
- a CDS encoding low molecular weight phosphatase family protein, which translates to MTEHSDTDPIRIAFMCVQNAGRSQMSTAFAERERERRGLEDRIEILTGGTHPADHVHDEVVEIMDEAGFDLSDRTPREITLDELQSCDYVATMGCSTLDVGDVGEDVDIRDWALDDPDGQDPDRVREIRDEIERRVSSLFEEIEDAEISSP; encoded by the coding sequence ATGACTGAACACAGCGACACCGATCCGATTCGAATCGCTTTCATGTGCGTCCAGAACGCTGGCCGCTCCCAGATGTCGACGGCCTTTGCGGAGCGCGAACGGGAGCGACGCGGACTTGAGGACCGCATCGAAATCCTCACCGGGGGGACCCATCCAGCCGACCACGTACACGACGAGGTCGTTGAGATAATGGACGAAGCGGGATTCGATCTCTCCGACCGAACACCACGAGAGATCACGCTGGACGAGCTCCAGTCCTGCGACTACGTCGCCACGATGGGGTGTTCGACGCTCGACGTCGGTGATGTCGGCGAGGACGTCGATATCCGAGATTGGGCACTCGACGACCCGGACGGTCAGGATCCCGATCGAGTGCGCGAAATCCGCGACGAAATCGAGCGTCGGGTTAGTAGTCTGTTCGAGGAAATCGAAGACGCCGAGATTTCATCACCATAG
- a CDS encoding FAD:protein FMN transferase, with the protein MIESIASVYERLGNTRCNFECCDTTFRIQAAGVRADAAVTAARETVESLEAQLNAFDAASAVSQLNREGEVKNEHVARIVRRGLEYNDRTDGVFDIHQGRVEQDLKAFLRGDSEIPATSFDTGTVRVSGSRVTTDVELDLNGLAKGYIVDRTAETLTGLGRRGFVSGGGDMSPPTGPVAIESPYGDDTPLKVLDTDWYVATSGGYRRSRNGADHVYDPTTESLGSRHESVTVVARRDCMEADALATTLAALPLAKARELASEWEDLEAVIIHDGIFHTTDGFETHVLDA; encoded by the coding sequence ATGATCGAATCAATCGCATCGGTCTACGAACGACTCGGGAACACCCGCTGCAACTTCGAGTGTTGTGATACAACGTTTCGGATCCAAGCGGCGGGTGTCCGGGCCGACGCTGCGGTGACTGCGGCTCGAGAAACAGTTGAGTCACTCGAAGCGCAACTGAATGCCTTCGATGCGGCGAGTGCCGTCAGCCAGCTCAATCGTGAAGGGGAGGTCAAGAACGAACACGTCGCCCGTATCGTCCGCCGTGGGCTCGAATACAACGACCGGACCGACGGGGTGTTTGATATCCATCAGGGCCGCGTCGAACAGGATCTCAAAGCCTTCCTGCGCGGTGACAGTGAAATACCAGCAACAAGTTTCGATACCGGAACCGTCCGAGTCAGTGGGTCCCGCGTCACCACCGACGTCGAACTTGACCTCAATGGCCTCGCCAAGGGATACATCGTGGATCGAACCGCCGAGACGCTTACGGGACTCGGCCGACGTGGGTTCGTCAGTGGTGGTGGGGATATGTCTCCACCGACTGGACCGGTCGCCATCGAGAGCCCGTACGGTGACGACACACCGCTGAAGGTCCTCGACACGGACTGGTACGTCGCAACATCCGGCGGATACCGACGGTCGCGAAACGGTGCTGACCACGTCTACGACCCGACCACCGAATCGCTCGGCTCTCGACATGAATCGGTCACCGTCGTGGCGCGCCGAGACTGTATGGAAGCGGACGCCCTGGCGACGACCCTCGCGGCACTCCCACTTGCTAAGGCACGCGAATTAGCATCGGAGTGGGAGGATCTGGAGGCAGTCATCATCCACGACGGCATCTTTCATACGACAGATGGCTTTGAGACACATGTCCTGGACGCATAA
- a CDS encoding thrombospondin type 3 repeat-containing protein — MSWTHKQRITVVAMVVLVVAVPTLWQIGDVRTAQAAEQKQSDLADQTVSTQQAPADYDGDGINDSADECPTRPETKNGFQDADGCPDVVETTGAS; from the coding sequence ATGTCCTGGACGCATAAGCAACGAATCACCGTCGTGGCGATGGTCGTCTTAGTGGTGGCTGTCCCTACTCTTTGGCAGATCGGAGACGTGCGTACCGCACAAGCGGCCGAACAAAAACAAAGCGACCTCGCCGACCAGACCGTTTCGACGCAACAGGCCCCAGCCGATTACGATGGTGACGGCATCAACGACTCCGCCGACGAGTGTCCGACACGACCGGAAACGAAAAACGGGTTCCAGGACGCGGACGGCTGTCCCGATGTCGTCGAAACGACGGGGGCATCGTGA
- a CDS encoding VOC family protein, with protein MTEPETGIGRVGLRVADIERAVAFYGRVLGLDTLDRTDDCATLGVDDPCLVLLSAPDVPAPDRVAAGLFHTAIRVPSRAALGGVLDRIEARWRLDGASDHRVSEALYLTDPEGNGVEVYRDRPRDAWPENADGDVEMDTLPLALDEVRELGTGDDRPPSGTTVGHVHLEVPSLSAARSFYVDRLGLRLRQSMAGADFFATDDYHHHVGCNTWYGRDRPPAEGTRGLAWFELRLDAPLNRVRSRLGSAASERFDRGDGYLPITDPAGQTVRLRGTDTR; from the coding sequence GTGACCGAACCGGAGACGGGGATCGGACGGGTTGGGCTTCGCGTGGCCGACATAGAGCGGGCCGTCGCGTTCTACGGGCGAGTCCTCGGACTGGATACGCTGGACCGGACCGACGACTGCGCGACCCTCGGGGTCGACGACCCCTGCCTCGTCTTGCTGTCGGCGCCGGACGTGCCGGCTCCCGACCGGGTGGCGGCGGGGCTGTTCCACACGGCGATCCGGGTTCCGTCGCGGGCGGCCCTCGGCGGGGTGCTTGACCGGATCGAGGCGCGGTGGCGACTCGACGGGGCGTCCGACCACCGCGTGAGCGAGGCGCTCTATCTGACCGACCCCGAGGGCAACGGCGTCGAGGTGTATCGGGACCGCCCCCGCGACGCGTGGCCCGAGAACGCCGACGGGGACGTCGAGATGGACACGCTCCCCCTAGCGCTCGACGAGGTGCGGGAGCTCGGGACCGGCGACGACCGCCCTCCGTCGGGGACGACCGTCGGCCACGTCCACTTGGAGGTGCCGTCGCTGTCGGCGGCGCGGTCGTTCTACGTCGACCGACTCGGCCTCCGTCTGCGCCAGTCGATGGCGGGCGCGGACTTCTTCGCGACCGACGACTACCACCACCACGTCGGCTGTAACACGTGGTACGGTCGTGACCGACCGCCTGCAGAGGGCACACGCGGACTGGCGTGGTTCGAACTCCGCCTCGACGCCCCCCTGAATCGGGTGCGGTCACGCCTCGGATCGGCGGCGAGCGAGCGGTTCGACCGTGGGGACGGGTATCTCCCCATCACGGATCCAGCCGGCCAGACCGTCCGGCTTCGGGGGACGGACACCCGGTGA
- a CDS encoding ISH3 family transposase, producing the protein MTKHQQQADSKLHEDQILNFLVNRLDEEVSLNLANNAEIGTEDIHEVLVGATADGTSISTLCNSSEDSPSANTVLYHLRTKFEPERLERVANTLLRRDIVELLPEQVEVCADLHLRPYYGDEDDTENLYHSEAKRGTTAFHAYATLYARVKNKRYTLAVRRLEDGDTASSVLAEFFGVLDGLDTGVKAVYLDRGFYDSKCLTLLQAHNYAYVIPIIRWGKTIQQELSEGWSRVIQHDLTGKLDGHSWTVNFPVYIDCTYLNGKYDDHGVARHGYAADAPFIETPRDARYHYAKRFGIESSYRLSEQAIATTTTRDATVRLLYVVVSLLLQNAWRYLHYEYVATPRRGGRRLWWWPYKEFVNMVRRAAWTALAVRRAVPANRPPDDRFHR; encoded by the coding sequence GTGACCAAACACCAGCAGCAAGCAGACAGTAAACTCCACGAAGACCAGATCCTTAACTTCCTCGTCAACCGGCTTGACGAGGAAGTTTCTCTGAACCTCGCCAACAACGCTGAAATCGGTACAGAGGACATCCATGAGGTCCTCGTCGGCGCAACCGCCGACGGGACCTCGATCTCGACGCTGTGTAACTCTAGTGAGGACTCGCCATCGGCGAACACGGTCCTCTACCACCTCCGGACGAAGTTCGAGCCGGAACGGCTCGAACGAGTCGCTAACACGCTCCTTCGACGAGACATCGTCGAACTACTCCCCGAGCAGGTGGAGGTCTGCGCAGACCTCCACCTGCGGCCCTACTACGGTGATGAAGACGACACGGAGAACCTCTATCACTCGGAAGCCAAGCGTGGAACCACCGCGTTCCACGCCTATGCCACGCTCTACGCGCGTGTAAAGAACAAACGCTACACGCTGGCGGTGCGCCGTCTGGAAGACGGCGACACCGCCAGCAGCGTCCTCGCTGAGTTCTTCGGTGTCCTTGACGGCCTTGACACCGGGGTCAAGGCCGTCTATCTTGATCGCGGATTCTACGACAGCAAGTGCCTCACGCTGCTTCAAGCGCATAACTACGCGTACGTGATCCCGATCATCCGGTGGGGGAAGACGATTCAGCAAGAGCTCTCGGAAGGGTGGAGTCGTGTCATTCAGCATGATCTGACAGGGAAACTCGACGGTCACAGCTGGACCGTCAATTTTCCCGTCTACATCGATTGCACGTACCTGAACGGGAAGTACGACGACCACGGTGTGGCGCGTCACGGCTACGCCGCTGACGCGCCGTTCATCGAGACACCACGCGACGCTCGATACCACTATGCGAAACGGTTCGGTATCGAGTCGAGCTATCGGTTGTCCGAGCAAGCGATAGCGACGACAACGACACGAGACGCGACGGTGAGACTGCTGTACGTCGTGGTGAGTCTGCTGCTACAGAACGCGTGGCGGTATCTCCACTATGAATACGTGGCGACGCCCCGCCGTGGCGGGCGTCGCCTCTGGTGGTGGCCGTACAAGGAATTCGTCAATATGGTTCGACGGGCTGCGTGGACGGCCCTCGCGGTGCGTCGGGCCGTCCCCGCGAATCGACCACCAGACGACCGGTTCCACCGCTAA
- a CDS encoding type IV pilin, giving the protein MDDRAQSEAVGSILVIGLVVVVVGIAGAAALGPLTSGTDTVRAEITGDIGTGGIDISHQGGDALPSADLRLIVRVNGSETGLDWADGTLSGGDDAFDPGEGWRVSRDYHADSVVAVTLIHEPSNTILFDTERSPASTDPVVADRGGNLGARDSEGAVSGGTNRGDDGNGADESIAVGVNDLTYLDGDAPQFVVSYDVGSVNDSFDRVEVEFDGEDADDRTLSADRPRGSVGFLGDYGADEPYTITIRTYDDDGSVGRNRTITDRADTEDRFGGDLSESDSPTLDDDTTITDESDPETDEVQYRFDYEVETEGNFGGVVLGMVNRNGNGDTVVYPPEWEWSDGEVATLDTADGEETLDADYRAETEYKLTILVFDDEGAVVDTLRVFDEADGEGVECEDGGDDCDEGDDDDDGDDPGNSGSAPGRNK; this is encoded by the coding sequence ATGGACGACCGCGCCCAGTCCGAAGCGGTCGGCTCTATCCTCGTCATCGGTCTCGTCGTCGTGGTCGTCGGGATCGCCGGAGCCGCGGCGCTGGGCCCGCTCACGTCGGGGACGGACACCGTCCGGGCGGAGATCACCGGCGATATCGGGACCGGCGGGATCGACATCTCCCACCAAGGCGGCGACGCGCTCCCGAGCGCGGACCTCCGCCTGATCGTCCGAGTGAACGGGAGCGAGACGGGTCTCGACTGGGCGGACGGCACGCTCTCGGGGGGCGACGACGCGTTCGACCCCGGCGAGGGGTGGCGCGTCAGCCGTGACTACCACGCGGACAGCGTCGTCGCAGTAACGCTGATCCACGAGCCGTCGAACACGATCCTGTTCGACACCGAGCGGAGCCCGGCGAGCACGGATCCGGTCGTCGCCGACCGGGGCGGGAACCTCGGGGCCAGGGACAGCGAGGGGGCCGTTTCGGGCGGGACGAACCGCGGGGACGACGGGAACGGAGCGGACGAATCCATCGCGGTCGGGGTCAACGACCTGACCTATCTCGACGGGGACGCCCCACAGTTCGTCGTCTCGTACGACGTAGGGTCCGTGAACGACTCCTTCGACCGGGTGGAAGTGGAGTTCGACGGCGAGGACGCCGACGACCGGACACTGAGCGCCGACCGTCCCCGCGGAAGCGTCGGGTTCCTCGGCGACTACGGCGCCGACGAACCGTACACGATCACGATCCGAACGTACGACGACGACGGCAGTGTGGGTCGGAACCGAACGATCACGGACCGGGCGGACACGGAGGATCGGTTCGGTGGCGACCTGAGCGAATCCGACAGCCCGACGCTCGACGACGATACGACGATCACCGATGAGAGCGATCCGGAGACCGACGAGGTCCAGTATCGCTTCGACTACGAGGTGGAGACGGAGGGGAACTTTGGGGGCGTGGTCCTCGGGATGGTCAACCGGAACGGAAACGGCGACACGGTCGTCTATCCGCCCGAGTGGGAGTGGAGCGACGGCGAGGTTGCGACCCTGGATACGGCGGATGGCGAGGAGACGCTCGATGCGGACTACCGGGCCGAAACCGAGTACAAGCTAACGATCCTCGTCTTCGACGACGAAGGGGCCGTGGTCGACACACTGAGGGTGTTCGACGAAGCCGACGGTGAGGGAGTTGAGTGTGAGGACGGCGGGGACGACTGCGACGAGGGCGATGACGATGATGACGGCGACGATCCAGGGAACTCCGGCTCGGCACCGGGACGGAACAAGTGA
- a CDS encoding CBS domain-containing protein: MLVEELMQTDIVTSDIEGTVRAAVEQMLRNHVGSVVVVDDGNPTGIVTETDILKIGYGTERCFGDIPLERAMSRPLVTIAPDKSIRAAMRTMRTENVKKLPVQDGIDLVGILTMVDVTRAYNDIVKEIHAMEQPVGFSEAELRGLGTRRE; this comes from the coding sequence ATGCTCGTCGAGGAGCTAATGCAGACGGACATCGTCACGTCCGATATCGAAGGGACGGTTCGGGCGGCGGTGGAACAAATGCTCCGTAATCACGTTGGGAGTGTCGTCGTGGTGGACGACGGCAATCCGACGGGGATCGTCACTGAAACGGATATCCTCAAAATCGGCTACGGCACTGAACGGTGCTTCGGCGATATTCCGCTCGAGCGAGCGATGAGTCGACCACTGGTGACGATTGCCCCCGACAAATCGATTCGAGCAGCGATGCGAACGATGCGGACCGAGAACGTCAAAAAACTCCCGGTGCAAGACGGCATCGACCTAGTCGGTATCCTGACCATGGTCGACGTCACTCGGGCGTACAACGACATCGTGAAAGAAATCCACGCGATGGAACAGCCAGTAGGATTCAGTGAAGCCGAACTCCGTGGGCTCGGTACCCGACGTGAGTGA
- a CDS encoding TatD family hydrolase, whose amino-acid sequence MEELDTPVLDDHLHLDPDAGRGLEAVRDFRRLGGTHLLVVNKPSWHLDVEPATGDDFRAVFDRTLDIVADADDLLPGRAWPVLGVHPGLISRLVDDRERSPAEARDLMCAGLDAAADYVDEGRALALKSGRPHYEVSDAVWDASNAVLRHALELGAGLDCAVQLHTEASEDLTEVASWAEDRGLPANRVVKHYAGPTLAGPTPSVMCRKEWLREVCETDTPFLMETDFVDDPDRPGAVMGPKTVPRRVRWLLEEGYDDAVHRAHVETPARVYGVDTEATLTA is encoded by the coding sequence ATGGAGGAACTCGACACGCCGGTGCTCGACGACCACCTCCACCTCGACCCGGACGCCGGGCGGGGGCTGGAGGCGGTTCGGGACTTCCGGCGACTCGGCGGGACGCACCTGCTGGTGGTGAACAAGCCGTCCTGGCACCTGGACGTGGAGCCCGCGACCGGCGACGACTTCCGGGCCGTCTTCGACCGGACACTCGATATCGTCGCGGACGCGGACGACCTGCTCCCGGGCCGGGCGTGGCCCGTCCTCGGCGTCCATCCGGGGTTGATCTCCCGCCTCGTCGACGACCGAGAACGCTCGCCAGCCGAGGCGCGCGACCTGATGTGTGCGGGCCTCGACGCCGCGGCCGACTACGTCGACGAGGGACGGGCGCTCGCGCTCAAGTCCGGCCGCCCCCACTACGAAGTGTCCGACGCTGTGTGGGACGCCTCGAACGCCGTGCTCCGGCACGCGCTCGAGTTGGGGGCCGGCCTCGATTGTGCGGTCCAGTTGCACACCGAGGCGAGCGAGGACCTCACCGAAGTGGCGTCGTGGGCCGAGGATCGGGGCTTGCCCGCCAATCGCGTCGTGAAACACTACGCGGGGCCGACGCTCGCGGGGCCGACGCCAAGTGTCATGTGTCGCAAGGAGTGGTTGCGCGAGGTCTGCGAGACGGACACACCGTTCCTGATGGAGACGGACTTCGTGGACGACCCCGACCGGCCGGGTGCGGTGATGGGTCCCAAGACGGTGCCGCGGCGGGTCCGTTGGCTGCTGGAGGAGGGGTACGACGACGCGGTCCACCGGGCACACGTCGAGACGCCCGCCCGCGTCTACGGCGTCGACACTGAGGCGACGCTGACGGCGTGA
- the hmgB gene encoding hydroxymethylglutaryl-CoA synthase translates to MTAVGIDAIEIWTGKLALDLAETFAPAKDDNPEKYTKGLGLRASSFPDTYEDIVTMGANAAKRLMDRKGLEPDDIGRIDVATESAFDNSKPVSTYIAGCLEDVYDGDFHHANKGERKFACVAATQSVDDAYNWIKAGRNRGRAALVIATDTALYARGDPGEATQGAGAVAMLVDEDPSLVEISTEQGYGSADETDFLKPNQQFPSVDGKRSVKVYLARMREALEDFESVAGRTHPDDFAYIPFHTPFPGMVRKAALLGFRHMTRDTDIEDGLEGEIGRQPRQDDYEDWDAYEEAIREYMDLLKETDTYDTWYARAIDPTLTLSRQVGNWYTGSVHVARVSALKAAAETGRALSGERLLVGSYGSGAQAEMHAETVADGWREEVEALDFEEQLSRRYDLSFEEYGRVHDAHNHEKEREREEFTVPSGEFVFTGWGRMNERTYEYVE, encoded by the coding sequence ATGACAGCCGTCGGCATCGACGCAATCGAAATCTGGACGGGGAAACTCGCCTTGGACCTGGCCGAGACGTTCGCGCCGGCCAAGGACGACAACCCGGAGAAGTACACGAAGGGGCTGGGGCTGCGGGCCTCCTCGTTCCCGGACACCTACGAAGACATCGTCACGATGGGCGCGAACGCGGCCAAGCGTCTGATGGACCGGAAGGGGCTGGAACCGGACGACATCGGCCGCATCGACGTGGCGACCGAGAGCGCGTTCGACAACTCCAAACCCGTCTCGACGTACATCGCCGGCTGCCTCGAGGACGTCTACGACGGCGACTTCCATCACGCGAACAAGGGCGAACGGAAGTTCGCCTGCGTCGCGGCCACCCAGAGCGTCGACGACGCGTACAACTGGATCAAGGCGGGACGGAATCGCGGGCGTGCGGCGCTGGTGATCGCCACCGACACCGCGCTGTACGCACGGGGTGACCCCGGCGAGGCCACCCAAGGTGCGGGTGCGGTGGCGATGCTCGTCGACGAGGACCCGTCGCTGGTCGAGATTTCGACCGAGCAGGGGTACGGTAGCGCCGACGAGACGGACTTCCTCAAGCCGAACCAGCAGTTCCCGAGCGTCGACGGCAAGCGCTCGGTGAAGGTCTACCTCGCACGGATGCGCGAGGCTTTGGAGGACTTCGAGAGCGTTGCCGGGCGAACCCACCCCGACGACTTCGCGTACATCCCCTTCCACACGCCGTTCCCGGGGATGGTCCGGAAGGCCGCGCTGCTCGGGTTCCGACACATGACCCGCGACACCGACATCGAGGACGGCCTCGAAGGAGAGATCGGCCGCCAGCCCCGCCAAGACGACTACGAGGACTGGGACGCCTACGAGGAGGCCATCCGGGAGTACATGGACCTGTTGAAGGAGACCGACACGTACGACACGTGGTACGCGCGGGCCATCGACCCGACGCTCACGCTCTCGCGACAGGTCGGGAACTGGTACACCGGCTCGGTCCACGTCGCTCGCGTGAGCGCGCTCAAGGCCGCCGCGGAGACGGGACGGGCGCTCTCCGGCGAGCGACTCCTCGTCGGCTCTTACGGCTCCGGCGCGCAGGCCGAGATGCACGCAGAGACCGTCGCCGACGGCTGGCGCGAGGAGGTCGAGGCGCTCGACTTCGAGGAACAGCTCTCCCGGCGCTACGACCTGAGTTTCGAGGAGTACGGCCGCGTCCACGACGCACACAACCACGAAAAAGAGCGGGAGCGCGAGGAGTTCACCGTCCCGAGCGGCGAGTTCGTCTTCACCGGGTGGGGGCGGATGAACGAGCGGACGTACGAGTACGTGGAGTGA
- a CDS encoding mechanosensitive ion channel family protein: protein MTTEAVGGLRIDTGTLLGAVVIVVTAYLLARATRVVLSELADRTTRGPVIRLTIPMTKFLIYGVAAYSILGPLFRLSQTQALAFSGVLGAALGFGLKDLLANLLGGLVIALETPYQVGDRVEIGDHYGEVVDVGVRATRLRTPDDDLVAVPNYLVITGPVANANAGAPEMLVVTELYVAPDADPDRARDIVEESVLTSRHLAADRPVTVRVEAEPRYRTIRAKAYVNDLDAEFAFESDVTRRALRAFEAEGIPTPSPRGFDDAA from the coding sequence GTGACGACCGAGGCCGTTGGCGGCCTCCGGATCGACACCGGAACACTCCTCGGTGCGGTCGTCATCGTCGTCACCGCGTATCTACTCGCCCGGGCCACACGGGTCGTCCTCTCGGAGCTCGCCGATCGGACCACCCGCGGTCCGGTGATCAGGCTGACGATTCCGATGACGAAGTTCCTGATCTACGGGGTCGCCGCCTACTCGATCCTCGGCCCCCTCTTTCGCCTCTCGCAGACGCAGGCGCTCGCCTTCTCCGGTGTCCTCGGCGCGGCGCTCGGGTTCGGACTGAAGGACCTGCTCGCGAACCTCCTCGGCGGACTGGTCATCGCGCTCGAAACGCCCTACCAGGTGGGTGACCGGGTCGAAATCGGCGACCACTACGGTGAGGTCGTCGACGTGGGCGTCCGGGCGACGCGCCTGCGGACCCCCGACGACGACCTGGTCGCGGTACCGAACTACCTCGTCATAACCGGCCCCGTCGCCAACGCCAACGCCGGCGCGCCGGAGATGCTGGTGGTGACGGAACTGTACGTCGCCCCCGACGCCGACCCCGACCGCGCCCGCGACATCGTCGAGGAGTCGGTCCTCACGTCTCGGCACCTCGCGGCCGACCGGCCGGTGACGGTTCGTGTCGAGGCGGAGCCACGGTACCGAACGATCAGAGCGAAGGCCTACGTCAACGACCTCGACGCGGAGTTCGCGTTCGAGTCGGACGTGACCCGGCGGGCACTCCGGGCGTTCGAGGCCGAGGGTATCCCCACACCGTCGCCACGGGGATTCGACGACGCGGCGTGA